One genomic segment of Alkalimarinus alittae includes these proteins:
- a CDS encoding phosphoadenosine phosphosulfate reductase family protein — translation MKDKVKHVLGLSGGKDSSALALYMKETRPDIDVEYFFTDTGYELPETNEFIDQLEERLGYIHRLNGRSMNDIEGRGEKDFAKLLKDNGNYLPSQRDRWCTIQLKLVPFERWVDLFIKDGYKIKSYVGIRADEPQRTGYMTIDKPIESIMPFREDGIVKSDIENILQRNGLELPAYYKWRSRSGCSFCFYQKKIEWLKLQENHPELFEEAKKFEKGESNNVKGERFYWMGQGQPLEILESEEAKKRIRENHEKQVERFKRKKRRNALLDGIEDLDEFANLDEIYDEVEGGGACITCYK, via the coding sequence ATGAAGGATAAAGTAAAGCATGTCCTAGGCCTATCAGGGGGTAAAGACAGCAGCGCACTAGCTCTTTACATGAAGGAGACTCGACCTGATATAGACGTCGAGTATTTCTTTACCGATACAGGCTACGAACTCCCTGAAACAAATGAGTTTATAGATCAACTCGAAGAACGACTCGGTTATATCCATCGACTAAACGGCCGCTCAATGAACGATATTGAGGGCCGCGGTGAAAAAGACTTCGCAAAGCTTCTTAAAGACAACGGCAACTATCTTCCCTCTCAGCGTGATAGGTGGTGCACCATTCAACTAAAGCTTGTGCCATTTGAGCGCTGGGTTGATCTATTCATTAAAGATGGCTACAAGATTAAAAGCTATGTGGGTATTCGAGCTGATGAGCCACAACGAACAGGCTATATGACGATTGATAAGCCTATCGAGTCTATCATGCCATTCCGAGAAGACGGAATTGTCAAAAGTGATATCGAAAATATTCTCCAAAGAAATGGGCTTGAGCTACCCGCCTATTATAAGTGGCGCTCTCGATCAGGCTGCTCATTCTGTTTTTATCAAAAGAAAATTGAGTGGTTAAAGCTTCAAGAAAATCACCCTGAGCTATTTGAAGAAGCTAAAAAGTTTGAAAAGGGAGAGTCGAATAATGTTAAAGGTGAACGCTTCTACTGGATGGGGCAAGGCCAGCCACTAGAGATACTTGAAAGCGAAGAAGCTAAAAAAAGAATTCGAGAAAACCACGAAAAACAGGTTGAACGTTTTAAACGTAAAAAGCGACGAAATGCCCTCCTTGATGGAATTGAAGACTTAGACGAGTTTGCGAACTTAGATGAAATCTATGATGAGGTAGAAGGTGGCGGGGCTTGTATTACTTGCTATAAGTAA
- a CDS encoding cysteine desulfurase family protein, whose amino-acid sequence MIYFDSAASYPILPEVLSSIEEGFKSYANPSSSHIMGLALSQKVEDVRLQIADSIGALPSEVVFTSGATESNNLAIKGAVFGSGKPFSEIHLVTSQAEHKCVLNIFSYLEGLGCQVSYIKPNAEGVITLQLLEEVVTENTILVSLMHVNNELGVINPIQDIGEFCFDKKIKLHTDAAQSFGKIDIDVMDSYVDFMSLTAHKIGGPKGIGALYIQALRTSNIVPVIHGAGQEEGLRGGTLPAPLILGFGAALSSFQNSYSKINAELEATLLKGLQAKGVRCQINGANAERVKHIVSVTLPDTNPVVFMRNTERDFCLAQGSACSSKEIEPSHVLSSIGLGRDLASKTYRLSFSHETTVDDIKAFVQRVAELIE is encoded by the coding sequence ATGATATATTTTGATTCCGCAGCGTCGTATCCCATTCTTCCTGAGGTGCTATCAAGTATTGAAGAAGGTTTTAAATCGTACGCTAACCCATCTTCTTCTCATATTATGGGGCTTGCTTTATCACAAAAGGTTGAAGACGTTCGTTTGCAGATCGCAGATTCGATAGGCGCTTTGCCAAGTGAAGTTGTGTTTACAAGCGGAGCTACAGAGTCTAATAACTTGGCAATAAAAGGAGCGGTTTTCGGGAGTGGAAAACCTTTCTCTGAGATACACTTAGTTACTAGCCAAGCAGAGCACAAGTGTGTACTAAATATATTTTCTTATTTAGAAGGTTTAGGTTGTCAGGTTAGTTATATTAAGCCAAATGCAGAAGGAGTTATTACTCTTCAGCTCCTTGAAGAAGTAGTTACCGAAAATACGATTCTAGTCTCGCTGATGCATGTTAATAATGAGCTTGGCGTAATAAATCCGATTCAAGACATAGGTGAGTTTTGTTTCGATAAGAAAATCAAGTTACATACTGATGCTGCCCAAAGTTTTGGTAAAATTGACATCGATGTAATGGATAGTTATGTCGACTTCATGTCTTTAACTGCTCATAAAATTGGCGGCCCTAAGGGGATCGGTGCACTCTATATACAAGCTCTCCGAACCAGTAATATTGTTCCTGTGATCCATGGAGCAGGTCAGGAAGAAGGGTTAAGGGGAGGGACGTTACCCGCTCCGCTTATCTTAGGATTTGGGGCAGCCTTATCATCATTTCAGAATAGTTATTCGAAAATTAACGCTGAGTTAGAAGCAACGCTCTTAAAAGGCTTACAGGCTAAGGGAGTTCGTTGTCAGATTAATGGCGCAAACGCAGAACGTGTTAAGCACATTGTTTCTGTTACGCTTCCTGATACCAATCCTGTTGTATTTATGCGCAACACGGAACGTGATTTTTGTTTAGCTCAAGGCTCAGCTTGCTCATCAAAAGAAATTGAACCTTCGCACGTTTTATCATCGATAGGCTTAGGTCGCGACTTAGCGTCTAAGACCTATCGGTTGAGCTTTAGTCATGAGACTACGGTTGATGATATAAAAGCCTTTGTGCAGCGTGTGGCTGAGCTTATAGAGTAA
- a CDS encoding helicase-related protein, with protein MTSFENLKIKDVYRTGKDDLYNDFYKPLLEVSTSYDRAVGYFSSQLLSNSAKGLSRLIYSNGKMRLIIGHPLDESEFIAIKNGESLKEQCLELSERLIELLESEGKSSSTLELLALLIARNSLEIKFALRRVGMYHEKIGIFSDEFGNKVVFQGSANETPHGMGFALNAESISVYKSWDQDVFQRYGLEYTEGFERLWLNQEEHVITVDVPSQIYERIAANVKDSPLIFDSHSVKDFEDGLETKNINRELCVPRVPDYLGDKKFTLKNHQLAALGAWKASHYSGIFHLATGSGKTITAIYGAVRVYEARVAKNQGTCLIVAVPYIELAKQWLQNLSDFSIEAIQCFGSKNSWYQDLERQIQYFTAGHKKFLAIVVVNKTLGSDGFNSLISRISSNNILFVGDECHNHCSSRLCEKLPSASYKIGLSATPFRADDDEIDSPFSDGAKQRLIEYYGEIVATYSLSDAINDKVLTPYEYYIVPVYLTFIEQEKYEELSGRIAKLTQKNHTSGLSKDEKMSLTLLCGQRSRLLGSAENKLVELATLCEKVPSEERGFSLFYSGEGKPFSSEDVQNDIPVINQVSRILIDLGWKVSKFVSDISPTQRRQTMQAFKSEEIDALVAMKILDEGVDVPACRTAYILSSTKNPRQYVQRRGRILRRFEGKNLAKIYDFVVLPISDSVYSERLKSSEAERVNDFANLASNRYELEQAIDKYGLSPSVQQSYL; from the coding sequence GTGACTAGCTTTGAAAACCTTAAAATAAAAGATGTGTATAGGACAGGGAAAGACGATCTCTATAATGACTTTTATAAGCCCTTGCTAGAAGTGTCAACTTCCTATGATCGAGCAGTAGGCTATTTCTCATCACAGCTCTTATCGAATAGCGCTAAGGGCTTGAGTCGTTTAATTTATTCTAATGGCAAAATGAGATTAATTATCGGGCACCCCTTAGATGAGAGTGAGTTTATTGCGATTAAAAATGGCGAAAGTTTAAAAGAACAATGTTTAGAGTTAAGTGAACGATTAATAGAGCTATTAGAATCTGAAGGAAAATCTAGTTCAACCCTCGAGTTGTTAGCTTTACTAATCGCTAGAAATTCATTAGAGATCAAGTTTGCTCTTCGAAGGGTCGGTATGTATCACGAAAAAATTGGCATTTTTAGTGATGAGTTTGGAAATAAAGTGGTATTTCAAGGGTCAGCGAATGAGACACCTCATGGTATGGGCTTTGCTTTAAATGCTGAGTCAATAAGTGTATACAAAAGCTGGGATCAGGACGTTTTTCAACGCTATGGACTTGAGTATACGGAAGGCTTTGAACGCTTATGGTTGAATCAAGAAGAGCATGTTATTACTGTTGATGTTCCATCTCAAATATATGAAAGAATTGCTGCAAATGTTAAAGACTCGCCTCTAATTTTCGACTCGCATTCGGTTAAAGATTTCGAAGATGGCTTGGAAACGAAAAATATTAATCGTGAACTTTGTGTACCTAGAGTTCCTGATTACCTAGGAGATAAAAAGTTTACCTTAAAAAATCATCAGTTAGCTGCTTTAGGTGCATGGAAAGCAAGTCATTATAGTGGGATATTCCATCTTGCAACAGGCTCGGGTAAAACGATTACAGCAATATATGGTGCTGTTCGTGTTTATGAAGCGCGGGTTGCTAAGAATCAAGGGACTTGCCTGATTGTTGCAGTTCCTTATATAGAGTTAGCAAAGCAATGGCTTCAAAATTTATCAGACTTTTCTATCGAAGCAATTCAATGTTTTGGTTCAAAAAACTCTTGGTATCAAGATTTGGAGCGACAAATTCAGTATTTTACAGCTGGGCATAAAAAGTTCTTGGCTATAGTCGTTGTTAATAAAACATTAGGGTCTGATGGTTTTAATAGTTTAATTAGTCGTATTTCTAGCAATAACATCTTATTTGTTGGTGATGAATGTCATAATCACTGCTCTTCTCGTTTGTGTGAAAAGCTACCTTCAGCCAGCTATAAAATAGGGCTATCTGCGACACCTTTTAGGGCTGATGATGATGAAATAGATTCTCCTTTTTCAGACGGAGCGAAACAACGACTAATAGAATACTACGGTGAAATTGTTGCGACTTATTCTTTATCAGACGCCATTAATGACAAGGTATTAACACCTTATGAGTATTATATTGTCCCAGTTTATTTAACCTTTATCGAACAAGAAAAATATGAGGAATTAAGCGGTCGAATCGCAAAACTAACTCAGAAAAACCATACAAGCGGACTCTCTAAAGACGAAAAAATGAGTCTAACTTTGCTTTGTGGGCAGCGCAGCCGCTTACTAGGTTCTGCCGAGAACAAGCTTGTTGAACTTGCAACGCTTTGTGAGAAGGTTCCTAGTGAAGAACGAGGTTTTTCGTTATTTTATTCGGGAGAAGGCAAGCCGTTTAGTTCAGAAGATGTGCAGAATGATATTCCCGTTATTAATCAGGTTTCTCGGATTTTGATTGACTTAGGTTGGAAGGTGTCAAAATTTGTAAGTGATATTTCACCAACTCAGCGACGGCAAACAATGCAGGCATTTAAATCAGAAGAAATAGATGCTTTAGTTGCGATGAAAATTTTAGATGAGGGGGTCGATGTGCCGGCCTGTCGAACTGCATACATTTTATCAAGTACTAAGAACCCAAGGCAGTATGTTCAGAGAAGAGGTCGTATATTAAGGAGGTTTGAAGGTAAAAATTTGGCGAAGATATATGATTTTGTTGTTTTGCCAATAAGTGACTCAGTTTATTCCGAAAGATTGAAATCCTCTGAAGCTGAAAGGGTTAACGATTTTGCTAATTTAGCTAGCAACCGTTACGAACTTGAACAAGCCATAGATAAGTATGGATTATCGCCTTCCGTTCAACAGAGTTACCTATAG
- a CDS encoding DUF4007 family protein — MKAKFSGHDTFPLRYGWLFKATKHLSMGGSFQTSNEDKTREAIVELGVGKNMVNAIRYWAESSSIFDTSVKANIVTHSVSEEAKLIFGDNTNEGLDPYLENAASIWLIHFWLNFNIESLTAYRYFFNYSNVQYFEKATFLDICITDTQQLTSSESPNDKTIKKDIDCFLNTYSKKAVKAGASAKTNEDSFASPLVELGLIQELGGGYFSSPLDLRADLPINIFIYSVLRFSEMELAHSGASSMDFDTLLTKPYSPGRIFRLSEKGLGQKLDEAQRRTNGDISWVDSLGLRQVQVKSALQGQATTFIEEHYRA; from the coding sequence ATGAAAGCAAAATTCTCAGGGCATGACACTTTTCCGCTACGTTATGGATGGCTTTTTAAAGCTACAAAACATTTAAGTATGGGCGGTTCTTTTCAAACTTCAAATGAAGACAAGACACGAGAGGCTATCGTTGAACTAGGCGTTGGAAAAAATATGGTTAACGCCATACGATATTGGGCTGAGTCTAGTTCTATCTTCGATACATCAGTCAAAGCAAATATTGTCACGCACAGCGTTAGCGAAGAAGCGAAGCTAATCTTCGGAGACAACACAAATGAAGGCCTAGACCCTTATCTCGAAAATGCTGCCTCTATCTGGCTTATTCACTTTTGGCTTAATTTTAATATAGAAAGCCTAACCGCCTATCGCTATTTTTTCAATTACTCAAACGTGCAATACTTTGAAAAAGCAACATTTTTAGATATTTGCATCACCGACACACAGCAACTTACTTCTTCAGAGTCTCCTAATGACAAGACAATCAAGAAAGACATTGATTGTTTTTTAAACACTTATTCAAAAAAAGCCGTAAAAGCAGGCGCAAGCGCAAAGACAAATGAAGATAGCTTTGCTTCACCTTTAGTAGAGCTAGGTCTTATTCAAGAGTTAGGAGGGGGCTACTTCTCAAGCCCTTTAGATTTACGTGCAGACTTGCCGATCAATATTTTCATATATTCTGTTTTGAGGTTTTCAGAGATGGAGCTAGCCCACTCAGGTGCAAGCTCAATGGATTTTGATACCCTTCTTACTAAGCCCTACTCGCCTGGTCGCATTTTTAGGCTCTCAGAAAAAGGGTTAGGACAAAAATTAGATGAAGCACAACGCCGAACTAATGGAGACATCAGCTGGGTTGACTCCCTAGGCTTAAGACAGGTGCAAGTCAAAAGCGCATTACAAGGTCAAGCGACAACATTTATTGAAGAACATTACAGGGCTTAG
- a CDS encoding N-formylglutamate amidohydrolase: MILHIPHASTKIRDTDKFVEAVKDEAIEELTDWYTDQLFSYPHSERVIPQFSRVFCDVERFRNNEDEPMSIKGMGVVYTKGIDGKDLLKQPLSPVDEEIIKSSYYDKHHREFAIKLNRSLTLFPEVFIVDCHSFPATPLPYEDSSERPDFCLGTDDFHTPVEVVNDIKSYLEGLGFSVLINTPFGGTIVPLQHLHKNENVKSIMIEVNRKLYLVAPYTGVKSDDFEKVEAVITGILEIISEYEISKY, from the coding sequence ATGATATTACATATCCCACATGCTTCAACGAAGATCCGAGATACGGATAAATTCGTTGAAGCAGTTAAGGACGAAGCGATTGAAGAACTAACAGACTGGTACACAGATCAGCTTTTTAGCTACCCGCACTCAGAAAGGGTGATACCTCAGTTTAGTAGAGTGTTCTGTGATGTTGAACGGTTTAGGAATAATGAAGATGAACCTATGTCTATAAAAGGGATGGGGGTTGTTTATACCAAAGGGATAGATGGTAAAGACCTTCTTAAACAGCCATTATCACCAGTAGATGAAGAGATAATCAAATCATCTTACTATGATAAGCACCATAGGGAGTTTGCTATCAAGCTTAACCGCTCTCTTACACTTTTCCCTGAAGTCTTTATTGTGGATTGTCACAGCTTCCCCGCGACACCTCTACCTTATGAAGATTCAAGTGAAAGACCTGATTTTTGCTTAGGTACTGATGACTTTCATACACCAGTTGAAGTTGTTAATGACATTAAATCATACCTAGAGGGACTAGGGTTTAGTGTTTTAATAAACACCCCTTTTGGTGGAACCATAGTCCCGCTACAACACCTTCATAAGAATGAAAATGTAAAATCTATCATGATTGAGGTGAATAGAAAACTCTATCTAGTAGCGCCTTATACAGGCGTGAAAAGTGATGATTTTGAGAAGGTAGAAGCAGTAATAACAGGTATATTAGAAATTATAAGTGAGTATGAAATATCTAAATATTAA